The following is a genomic window from Syntrophobacterales bacterium.
TGCAGGGGTGCAACAATTTCTGCGCATATTGCGTTGTCCCGTTTTTGCGGGGGAGGGAGCAAAGCCGGCCCCTTGCCGATATCGTCAAAGAGGTGGAAGAATTAGTGGGGCAGGGGATACTGGAGGTTACGCTTCTGGGCCAAAACGTGAACTCTTACGGCAAGACGCTGCCCGACAAACCGGATTTTGCCAAATTGCTTGAAGCTATTGGCGATATCCCGGGGATCAGGAGGATTCGTTTTACCACCTCTCATCCGAAGGATTTGTCGGAGGGATTGATCGCGGCGTTTGGCAAGGTTCCCGCCCTGTGCGAACATATCCATCTGCCCCTGCAGGCGGGGTCCAATCATATTCTCCGGCTGATGAAACGCGGATATACGGTGGAAGATTACAAGGAAAAAGTGGCAGCCTTGAGAAAGGCTGTGCCGAAAATAAGCATTACCTCCGATATTATTGTGGGATTTCCCGGAGAGGGGGAAGATGATTTTGAGCAGACCCTCCAGGTGATGCGGGATGTTCGTTTTGACAACCTTTTTTCCTTCCAGTATTCCAAGCGGGAGCATACGCCGGCAGTAGCGCTGGAGGGACATCTTGCAGAAAGGATAAAAAGGGAACGTTTGAAAACGTTGCAGAAACTTCAGGAAGGTCATACACTGGAAAAGAATCTTGCGCTCATCGGCAAAAGCGAAGAGATCCTTGTCGAGGGGCGCAGTCGAAAAACGGGCAGCGAGATGATGGGGCGCACGCGCACCAACCGGATCGTTAATTTTCCCGGCAATCCAGAGCTTCTCGGGAAAGAGGTCCGCGTCAGGATTGTTGATGCCTACCTGCATTCCCTGCGGGGAGAGATGGAGTAACATGGAACAGCATGTTTTTGTTGAGATGAAGGTGTCGGGACTGACTATCGATCCGATCACGAACACCCCGATTGTAATCTTGAAGGACCTTGAGGGGAAAAAGGCGGTTCCCATCTGGATCGGAATATTTGAAGCAAGCGCGATTGCGACGGAGATGGAAAAGATCAAATTCCCTCGTCCGATGACCCATGATTTGTTGAACGATATAATAAAGTTAATGAAAGGCGAGGTGGTGCGCGTGGAAATACCGGATCTGCGCAACAACACCTTTTTTGCCAACATCCATCTGCTCTTGGAAGGTAAAATCATCGTTGTGGATGCCCGGCCGAGCGACGCGATTGCCGTTGCCCTGCGGGCGGGGGCTGCGATTTTCATTGATGAAAAGGTCATCGAAAAATCACGGAATGTTGACTTCGGCGCCAAGCATTCCGATATCGGCAGCCTGGATAAGGAAAAACTCGAGGAATTTCTCGAAAACCTTGCGCCGGAAGATTTCGGAAAATACAAGATGTGACCAATTGTTTTTTCTTTCATCTTTGTATTCATTGAGGTATTAGGTGTCGTCTCTGAAAACGGCCATTGCCGACTTTGGCCGGCATATCAGCGTGGAGAGAAACCTGTCCGGCCACACGGTAGAGGCGTATCTGGCCGACCTTAAGCAATTTCAGGAATTCCTTGTGAAAAGGGATTCCGCCGGCGCGGAAGGCGACGATATCCCCGAGGATATTGTTCTGATTCGTTCCTTTCTCGTTTCACTTTACCGCAGTAAAATGAGGAAGATAACCGTTTCGCGCAAGATCGCTTCGTTACGTTCTTTTTATCGTTACCTGCTGCGCGAGGGGGCTGTGAAGCTTAATCCGGCTGAACTCCTGCAATTGCCCCGGTGTGAGAAGTACATACCGGCCGTTCTGTCGGTGGATGAAACGCTGGCGCTGCTCAGCGTGGATTTTTCGAAAAACGCCGCAGGAAGCAGAGACCGGGCCATCATGGAGCTCTTCTATTCCTCCGGCATCAGACTCGGAGAGCTTGTCGGCATGAACGTCGCTGACCTGAGATTCAGTGAATGCCTGGTTAAGGTGAGGGGAAAGGGTAAAAAGGAGCGGATCGTTCCAGTAGGTGCTCCGGCGTTGGCCGCGCTCAGGGATTACCTCCAGATGAGGTCGGAGTTTGTCAGGGCAGCCTCCGATAAAATGGACGGGGAACCGCTTTTTTTGAATGCCAGGGGAAAGCGGATTGGGCCCCGGGACGTGGCGCGGGTGGTGGAAAGGGTTGTTCTGCAAAGCGGCATCGGTCGCAAGATAAGCCCTCATTCCCTGCGGCATACATTTGCCACCCATCTGCTTGATGCCGGCGCGGACTTACGGTCGATCCAGGAGATGCTCGGGCACAGCAGCTTGTCGACGACGCAGAAATACACGTCGGTCAGTGTCAGCCGCCTGATGGAGATTTATGACAAGGCTCATCCCAGAGCCAAAGATATGGGCAAAGAAACAGAGGGATAAAAAAATGAATATTCGGGGAACAACAATCCTGGCCGTCAAACATCGGGGCAAGGTCACCGTGGCCGGCGACGGTCAGGTTACGCTTGATACGACGGTTATGAAACACGGGGCAAGAAAGGTGCGCAGGCTTTACCATGACCAGGTTATTGTCGGATTTGCCGGGGCAACGGCTGACGCCTTCACGCTGTTCGAGAGATTTGAACAGAAGCTCGAGCAGTACAAGGGAAATCTGGTCAGGGCTGCCGTCGAACTGACCAAGGACTGGCGGACCGATCGGGTGCTCAGGCATCTTGAGGCATTGATGATCGCGGTCAGTCGCGATTCCTTCCTGATTATTTCGGGAAACGGCGATGTTATTGAATCTGACGACAATGTTATGGCGATTGGCTCCGGAGGACCTTATGCACTGGCAGCGGCGCGGGCGATGGTGCGTTATTCGGAGCTGACGGCAACGGAAATTGCCCGGGAATCAGTCAGAATTGCCTCCGAGATCTGCATCTACACCAATGACCATATCACTACGGAAGAGATAGATTTAGAGGACGACAACGAAGATAAACCGATAAAAGGCAAGGAAAAAGACAAAAATGGCGCAAAATGATTTGACTCCCAGAAAAATTGTCGAAAGACTTGATCAGTATATTATAGGCCAGCATGAGGCGAAGCGGGCGGTGGCGATAGCGCTTAGAAACCGCTGGCGGCGGCAGAATGTCCCCGAAGAGATGAAAGATGAGATATCTCCGAAAAATATCATCATGATCGGCCCGACCGGCGTGGGAAAAACCGAAATAGCCAGACGGCTCGCGAAATTAGACAATTCCCCGTTCATCAAGGTGGAGGCTTCCAAATTCACGGAAGTGGGCTATGTCGGACGGGATGTGGAATCGATGATCCGCGATTTGCTGGAGCAGGCGATCGGCATGGTAAAGGAAGAGGAACAGCAGCGGGTTAGTTCCAAGGCCTCTGAAATTGCCGAAGAGCGCCTGCTCGACATCCTGCTGCCTAACAAGCCGGCCGACGACAGGGTTGTGGAAATGGCGCCCGCAGAAGGTCAACCTTCGGAGTCGGGGACACGGGTTCTTGAAGCTGAAACTACCAGAGAGAAGCTGCGCCGGTATCTGCGCGATGGCCAGATGGACGAACGTTTTGTTGAAATAGAGATAACGGAATCCCGCAGCGGCCCGATGGTGGAAATATTCTCGGCCTCCGGCATGGAGGATATGGGATTGAATATCAAGGACATGCTCGGCAATATCTTCCCGCAGAAGAAGAAAAAACAGCGGATGAAGGTGAAAGAAGCCCTGGAGAAGCTGGTGGAAGAGGAGGCGCAGCGACTCGTGGACATGGAGAAGGTCACCAAAACGGCGATTGAACGCGTGGAACAGACGGGGATTGTCTTTCTCGACGAGATCGACAAAATCGTCGGCGACGACGGAACGCACGGGCCGGATGTATCGAGGGAAGGCGTCCAGCGCGATCTGCTGCCGATCGTTGAGGGTTCGACGGTGAGTACCCGCTACGGGATTGTCCGCACCGATCATATCCTGTTTATTGCCGCGGGCGCCTTCAGCTCGACAAAACCATCCGACCTGATCCCGGAGCTGCAGGGGCGCTTCCCCATTCGCGTGGAACTCGATTCG
Proteins encoded in this region:
- the miaB gene encoding tRNA (N6-isopentenyl adenosine(37)-C2)-methylthiotransferase MiaB; protein product: KESGYIMTDNPGNADLIVINTCSVREKADQKAYSLIGRFRELKKEKPELIIGVAGCLAQQQGDHFFKMFPSLDMVVGTNQIDRLPAIVSSVERSRLRLADTAFSNYARSLDIPAQPQVDEVSSFVTIMQGCNNFCAYCVVPFLRGREQSRPLADIVKEVEELVGQGILEVTLLGQNVNSYGKTLPDKPDFAKLLEAIGDIPGIRRIRFTTSHPKDLSEGLIAAFGKVPALCEHIHLPLQAGSNHILRLMKRGYTVEDYKEKVAALRKAVPKISITSDIIVGFPGEGEDDFEQTLQVMRDVRFDNLFSFQYSKREHTPAVALEGHLAERIKRERLKTLQKLQEGHTLEKNLALIGKSEEILVEGRSRKTGSEMMGRTRTNRIVNFPGNPELLGKEVRVRIVDAYLHSLRGEME
- a CDS encoding bifunctional nuclease family protein; the protein is MEQHVFVEMKVSGLTIDPITNTPIVILKDLEGKKAVPIWIGIFEASAIATEMEKIKFPRPMTHDLLNDIIKLMKGEVVRVEIPDLRNNTFFANIHLLLEGKIIVVDARPSDAIAVALRAGAAIFIDEKVIEKSRNVDFGAKHSDIGSLDKEKLEEFLENLAPEDFGKYKM
- a CDS encoding tyrosine recombinase XerC: MSSLKTAIADFGRHISVERNLSGHTVEAYLADLKQFQEFLVKRDSAGAEGDDIPEDIVLIRSFLVSLYRSKMRKITVSRKIASLRSFYRYLLREGAVKLNPAELLQLPRCEKYIPAVLSVDETLALLSVDFSKNAAGSRDRAIMELFYSSGIRLGELVGMNVADLRFSECLVKVRGKGKKERIVPVGAPALAALRDYLQMRSEFVRAASDKMDGEPLFLNARGKRIGPRDVARVVERVVLQSGIGRKISPHSLRHTFATHLLDAGADLRSIQEMLGHSSLSTTQKYTSVSVSRLMEIYDKAHPRAKDMGKETEG
- the hslV gene encoding ATP-dependent protease subunit HslV, whose translation is MNIRGTTILAVKHRGKVTVAGDGQVTLDTTVMKHGARKVRRLYHDQVIVGFAGATADAFTLFERFEQKLEQYKGNLVRAAVELTKDWRTDRVLRHLEALMIAVSRDSFLIISGNGDVIESDDNVMAIGSGGPYALAAARAMVRYSELTATEIARESVRIASEICIYTNDHITTEEIDLEDDNEDKPIKGKEKDKNGAK
- the hslU gene encoding ATP-dependent protease ATPase subunit HslU yields the protein MAQNDLTPRKIVERLDQYIIGQHEAKRAVAIALRNRWRRQNVPEEMKDEISPKNIIMIGPTGVGKTEIARRLAKLDNSPFIKVEASKFTEVGYVGRDVESMIRDLLEQAIGMVKEEEQQRVSSKASEIAEERLLDILLPNKPADDRVVEMAPAEGQPSESGTRVLEAETTREKLRRYLRDGQMDERFVEIEITESRSGPMVEIFSASGMEDMGLNIKDMLGNIFPQKKKKQRMKVKEALEKLVEEEAQRLVDMEKVTKTAIERVEQTGIVFLDEIDKIVGDDGTHGPDVSREGVQRDLLPIVEGSTVSTRYGIVRTDHILFIAAGAFSSTKPSDLIPELQGRFPIRVELDSLGKEEFIRILTEPHNALVKQYMELMATEGVTLVFKEDAIAAIAETATLVNDRAENIGARRLHTIMESLLDKISFDAPEMNAREVVIDADYVAEQLDEIVEDEDLSRYIL